The following are from one region of the Amylibacter sp. IMCC11727 genome:
- the tnpB gene encoding IS66 family insertion sequence element accessory protein TnpB (TnpB, as the term is used for proteins encoded by IS66 family insertion elements, is considered an accessory protein, since TnpC, encoded by a neighboring gene, is a DDE family transposase.): MIPVPSNTRVWLAAGVTDMRRGFYTLASQAASVLEQDPYSGHLFVFRGRRGDLLKIIWWDQQGACLFSKRLEKGRFVWPAAKDGKISVTPAQLSMLLEGIDWRMPQKTWRPLQVG, encoded by the coding sequence TTGATCCCCGTTCCTAGTAATACACGGGTTTGGCTTGCGGCTGGCGTAACGGACATGCGGCGCGGCTTCTATACACTGGCATCGCAAGCGGCAAGCGTCCTAGAACAAGACCCGTACTCGGGCCATCTGTTTGTGTTCCGTGGCCGTCGGGGTGACCTTTTGAAGATCATTTGGTGGGATCAACAGGGCGCATGTCTATTCAGCAAGCGGCTGGAGAAAGGCCGCTTTGTTTGGCCTGCTGCAAAAGACGGCAAGATCAGTGTAACGCCCGCACAATTATCAATGCTGTTGGAAGGCATCGACTGGCGCATGCCCCAGAAGACGTGGCGGCCATTGCAAGTTGGATAG
- a CDS encoding DUF3108 domain-containing protein, whose amino-acid sequence MRHVLPALFAITLALPVYAEQTVHQFSLYVSGIKAGNIRTDIRLNGSAFSVSGLLNPSSLLRTIRDVGYAGQSAGTHRNGTYSPRRYSAQTKTGSRNSQVKMRITDGIPSVDSYLPEREKRPYDITPADQKGVIDPLTAAATVFSDQTSKTLCNQMIDMFDGRRLSKLTLAPATIMGNSATCKGTYSRVAGFSPEDMQERVNFPFSLLYTRTDADTFRLMSFTTQTTFGSLRAKRK is encoded by the coding sequence ATGCGCCACGTCCTGCCCGCCTTGTTCGCCATAACCTTGGCCTTGCCCGTCTACGCAGAGCAAACCGTCCACCAGTTCAGCCTGTATGTTTCTGGTATTAAAGCGGGCAATATCCGAACCGATATCCGCCTTAACGGCTCTGCCTTTTCGGTGTCAGGGCTCTTAAATCCCTCCAGTTTGTTGCGCACCATCCGCGATGTGGGGTATGCGGGCCAATCCGCAGGCACACACCGAAATGGCACCTATTCACCGCGCCGATATTCCGCACAAACAAAAACAGGATCGCGTAACAGCCAAGTCAAAATGCGCATCACCGATGGCATCCCAAGTGTTGATTCTTATCTGCCTGAACGTGAAAAGCGCCCCTATGACATCACTCCAGCCGACCAAAAGGGCGTAATTGATCCGTTGACCGCCGCTGCAACGGTGTTTTCCGATCAAACATCCAAAACCCTGTGTAACCAGATGATCGACATGTTTGATGGGCGACGGTTGTCCAAATTGACCCTCGCCCCCGCAACGATCATGGGCAACAGCGCAACCTGCAAAGGAACCTATTCACGCGTTGCAGGTTTTTCGCCTGAGGATATGCAAGAAAGGGTCAACTTTCCGTTCTCGCTGCTGTACACCCGCACAGATGCAGACACGTTTCGCCTTATGTCGTTCACGACCCAAACCACCTTTGGCAGCCTTCGCGCCAAGCGAAAGTGA
- a CDS encoding TRAP transporter fused permease subunit, with the protein MSQDPNVAAKVSAEDPKPTSKLVYFLALFLVLVGMLNAMPGIPGMDNAARAITGLDWVVVRKFPYEYFYPLIFFWMMLIVALKHSMFRDWANRSSARRNFGLFMDVALVVAAAAISITYLMEIDSVCIVDQFTGERAELIAKSLIEEREFAELYGLPVPDSVEDPQCINTTGGFLVLIVGVAVIVFLAYNVKVWGLPLVMVSILIAGYTIVTVLVWYFHGPDDINKYLMTKLGGEPRMLTDGRPRVHDVLVNSASGLLGRFIDIIMNTVFPYIVLGGLFGASAGGQSLIKLAFLWTRKLRGGPAHAAIISSAMFGTISGGPVVNVLSTGVLTIPMMIKRGFSRVFAGGVEAAASSGGSIMPPVMGVAAFILAALTAVPYREVIIAATIPAVAYFFCLFLSAVFQSRKQGIEAIGEKTPDMVLDRKDKLHLLQIFGPILLILVLLLTSKENIDCGPIGWLIGVETIIEGEKCRATDLPWLLRIVQNSVGDAGSAGWWAVIFLVVLLFIDPEVRKTPKKILDALSGAGVLISTLYLMFLAVSIIDFCLNFTGLSKFIALDVLSFLQSLNLGSGGSVMFQFIALFTTMALAVLLGMGMPAVPAYINVALLMGPLLAGLGLSIFTANMFIFYFAVASAITPPVAIAAFTAATITKAEPMATGFSAVKSGIVMFVIPFVFAMYPELLLIEPAILNPAATGDADKYLPGYDGEFYLGALLWLIARLILALYLLASALAAYDQRAMPAWEIVARLAIAAVIMMSDPMFHVPALIAAVAVIAFHTVQARKAAA; encoded by the coding sequence ATGTCACAAGACCCAAACGTTGCAGCAAAAGTCTCAGCTGAGGATCCCAAACCAACGTCAAAACTGGTTTACTTTCTGGCGCTATTCTTAGTTTTGGTCGGCATGTTAAACGCCATGCCTGGCATTCCTGGCATGGACAACGCCGCACGCGCGATCACGGGCCTTGATTGGGTCGTTGTGCGCAAATTTCCGTATGAGTATTTTTACCCGCTGATCTTCTTTTGGATGATGCTGATCGTCGCGTTAAAACACTCGATGTTTCGAGATTGGGCCAACCGCAGCAGTGCGCGGCGCAACTTTGGCCTGTTTATGGATGTGGCCCTTGTAGTGGCGGCCGCGGCTATTTCCATTACTTATCTTATGGAAATCGACAGCGTGTGTATCGTGGATCAATTCACGGGTGAACGGGCCGAACTGATCGCCAAAAGCTTGATCGAAGAACGCGAATTTGCAGAGCTGTACGGCCTGCCCGTCCCTGATAGCGTAGAAGACCCTCAATGTATCAACACAACGGGTGGGTTCCTTGTGCTGATTGTTGGTGTCGCTGTGATCGTGTTCCTTGCTTACAACGTCAAAGTGTGGGGCTTACCACTGGTTATGGTGTCAATCCTGATCGCGGGTTACACCATTGTCACTGTGCTGGTTTGGTATTTCCACGGGCCAGATGACATCAACAAATATTTGATGACGAAACTAGGCGGCGAACCCCGCATGCTTACGGATGGGCGTCCCCGCGTGCATGATGTTCTTGTGAATTCCGCTTCTGGTCTACTGGGTCGATTTATCGACATCATCATGAACACAGTCTTCCCCTACATCGTATTGGGCGGTCTTTTTGGGGCCTCCGCTGGGGGGCAATCCCTGATCAAACTGGCATTCCTTTGGACCCGCAAACTGCGCGGTGGCCCCGCACATGCGGCGATTATTTCTAGCGCTATGTTTGGCACCATTTCGGGCGGCCCCGTGGTGAACGTTTTGTCCACGGGTGTTCTGACCATCCCGATGATGATCAAACGCGGCTTTTCCCGCGTCTTTGCGGGCGGGGTCGAGGCGGCTGCCTCTTCTGGCGGGTCTATCATGCCGCCCGTCATGGGCGTTGCAGCGTTTATTCTGGCAGCCCTGACAGCGGTTCCCTACCGCGAGGTGATTATCGCTGCGACGATCCCAGCAGTGGCCTACTTCTTCTGTCTGTTCCTGTCCGCAGTGTTCCAATCCCGCAAACAAGGGATCGAGGCGATTGGCGAAAAAACACCAGACATGGTGCTGGATCGCAAAGACAAACTGCACCTTTTGCAAATCTTTGGCCCAATCCTGCTGATCCTTGTTTTGTTGCTTACGTCAAAAGAAAACATCGATTGTGGCCCCATCGGTTGGCTGATTGGCGTTGAAACCATCATCGAAGGCGAAAAATGCCGTGCCACTGATCTGCCGTGGCTTTTGCGCATTGTGCAAAACTCCGTTGGCGATGCAGGCAGTGCTGGATGGTGGGCCGTGATTTTTTTGGTGGTGCTGCTGTTTATCGACCCAGAGGTCCGCAAAACTCCGAAGAAAATCCTCGACGCGTTGTCAGGTGCGGGCGTTCTTATTTCGACCCTCTACCTGATGTTTTTGGCTGTTTCGATTATTGACTTCTGCCTGAACTTTACTGGTCTGTCGAAATTTATCGCTCTTGATGTGTTGAGCTTCCTTCAATCGCTCAACCTTGGCTCTGGTGGTTCGGTGATGTTCCAATTCATCGCATTGTTCACCACGATGGCGTTGGCGGTTCTGCTTGGAATGGGGATGCCTGCGGTGCCTGCCTATATCAACGTTGCGTTGTTGATGGGGCCATTGCTTGCAGGGCTTGGCCTGTCGATCTTTACCGCCAACATGTTCATTTTTTACTTTGCGGTCGCCTCGGCCATTACGCCACCTGTGGCCATTGCGGCCTTTACGGCGGCCACAATCACCAAAGCAGAACCCATGGCCACTGGGTTCTCGGCTGTGAAATCGGGTATTGTGATGTTTGTGATCCCGTTTGTTTTCGCCATGTACCCAGAGCTGTTGCTGATCGAACCTGCAATCCTGAACCCTGCTGCAACGGGCGATGCGGACAAATACCTGCCAGGCTATGATGGTGAGTTCTATCTAGGCGCCCTGCTGTGGTTGATTGCCCGTCTAATCCTTGCGCTGTATTTGTTGGCGAGCGCTCTGGCCGCCTATGACCAACGGGCCATGCCTGCATGGGAAATTGTGGCGCGATTGGCCATTGCCGCCGTAATCATGATGAGCGATCCAATGTTCCATGTCCCTGCTCTAATTGCCGCCGTGGCGGTGATTGCTTTCCATACGGTGCAGGCCCGCAAGGCAGCCGCCTAA
- a CDS encoding MFS transporter — protein MNLVALRSPEFRLYFFGAVANVNALWISRIVIGWLAWDLTHSAQFVGIVAACSLLPTLFGGPFFGVLVDRSDIKRAAYATNLAMIACIAVLLALQIAGHVATFSLILISLAIGTVTAAHHPVRLSLAPRLVKAEDVSSVVALSALNFNLARLISPAIGGVLIDLTGTTTALLVTLVLFLPNLAVLFRLHPRELTKHGGEPFVTAMAEGMRYIRQRRTIVAVLATTAVFSVALRGVLEVLPIIADGSFNLGAVGLGQLGSAVGGGALCAAIYKAMGRKSTGRNALSLGNVSVAIVGLLAMAVLGTTQIWALALFCAAMLGATGTYFGVTMQSMIQADLPDDMRGRVMSIWVVVGLGATALGAFVIGALANLIGISAASLWISGTGLVAILILSRRAPKDTPQ, from the coding sequence ATGAACCTAGTCGCCCTGCGGTCCCCCGAATTTCGATTGTACTTTTTTGGTGCGGTTGCCAACGTCAACGCCCTGTGGATCAGCCGTATTGTCATTGGCTGGCTGGCCTGGGATCTGACCCATTCAGCACAATTCGTTGGCATCGTGGCCGCGTGCTCTTTGCTGCCGACGCTGTTTGGCGGGCCTTTTTTTGGGGTCTTGGTGGATCGCTCCGATATCAAACGGGCCGCCTATGCTACCAATCTGGCCATGATCGCCTGCATTGCCGTTCTGCTGGCGCTGCAAATTGCGGGACACGTCGCGACGTTCAGTTTGATCCTGATATCCTTGGCCATTGGTACAGTGACGGCGGCACATCACCCTGTGCGCCTGTCGCTGGCCCCGCGTTTGGTAAAGGCCGAAGATGTGTCCTCGGTTGTGGCTCTGTCCGCGCTGAATTTTAACCTCGCGCGATTGATCAGCCCGGCTATCGGCGGCGTTCTCATTGATCTAACGGGCACAACAACGGCGCTGCTGGTCACGTTGGTGCTATTTCTGCCGAACCTTGCCGTCTTGTTCCGCCTGCACCCGCGCGAACTCACCAAGCACGGTGGCGAGCCCTTTGTCACTGCCATGGCGGAAGGCATGCGATATATCCGTCAACGGCGCACGATTGTGGCTGTTCTGGCCACAACCGCAGTATTCTCGGTTGCCCTGCGTGGTGTTCTCGAAGTGTTACCGATCATCGCAGATGGGTCCTTTAACCTTGGGGCGGTTGGGCTTGGCCAACTCGGCTCTGCAGTAGGCGGTGGTGCGCTGTGTGCCGCGATTTACAAAGCAATGGGGCGTAAATCCACGGGCCGAAACGCCTTGTCCCTTGGCAACGTCTCGGTTGCCATTGTGGGGCTTTTGGCGATGGCTGTTCTTGGAACCACGCAAATTTGGGCGTTGGCCCTGTTCTGTGCCGCGATGCTAGGGGCCACAGGCACGTATTTCGGCGTCACTATGCAATCCATGATCCAAGCAGACCTGCCCGACGATATGCGCGGTCGTGTCATGTCTATATGGGTGGTTGTGGGTCTTGGGGCCACAGCGCTTGGCGCATTTGTCATAGGTGCGTTGGCCAACCTTATCGGGATTAGCGCCGCAAGTCTGTGGATTTCAGGCACAGGCCTAGTCGCCATCCTGATACTATCGCGGCGCGCCCCGAAGGACACGCCGCAATAA
- the hrpB gene encoding ATP-dependent helicase HrpB — protein sequence MSGLPIEAALPALADALRTAKMAVLQAPPGAGKTTRVPLFLIEETLIDGKILMLEPRRLAARAAAERMAETLGETAGQTVGYRMRGDSKSSPETRIEVITEGILTRMIQSDPELTGIGCIIFDEFHERSLQSDTGLAFTLEVREALRPDLHLIVMSATLDAAPVAKLIGDAPMVTSEGRSFPVESRHLPKPWAKPNTHGPRFENAMADLIAQAAKETTGGILAFLPGEGEIRRTEAVLQNALPADCILRPLYGGLPFAEQRRAVLPEKQGRKVVLATSIAETSLTIQDVRVVVDGGRARRARFDAGSGMSRLITDRVTKAEATQRMGRAGRVAQGICYKLWTKGEEGGLAPFPLPEILSADIASLILELAAWGTSDPQTLPFLDHPRDADVAQAQALLRSLGALDADNRITPHGTALARHPLHPRLAHMLEHGGPDAPLLAALIESRDPLPRTAPSDLSLRLEALKDPHAFANTRPFKTNAGTIKSIKHEAKRLKHTPSSLSLAETLALAYPDRIGLRRKGDAPRFVLSGGKGAVFRDDDPTGANRLIIATNLDGDAREAKVRAALPITQAELANVYGDQFEDVNICEWSKRDRRVLTRKRTQFGQLVLDDQNWKDCPPDASNAAMCDGIRDLGLQCLPWSDAATLFRARVEWLRAQDHALPDFSDTALLETLTDWLEPHLTGIRAPDGLKKLDLLTILRNILSWEAQQTLDQLAPASITAPTGTKLPIDYGAAQPKIAVRLQELFGMTTHPTAGPKRLPLLIELLSPARRPVQTTADLPNFWSTSYADVRKDMRGRYPRHPWPEDPTQAEPTRRVKPRN from the coding sequence ATGAGCGGCCTCCCAATTGAGGCTGCCTTGCCAGCATTGGCGGATGCCCTGCGCACAGCCAAAATGGCCGTACTACAAGCGCCTCCGGGCGCAGGTAAAACCACCCGCGTGCCGCTGTTCCTGATCGAAGAGACCCTTATCGACGGTAAAATTCTGATGCTGGAACCTCGCCGCCTTGCAGCACGCGCTGCGGCGGAACGCATGGCGGAAACATTGGGTGAAACAGCAGGTCAAACCGTGGGTTATCGGATGCGCGGGGACAGCAAATCATCGCCCGAAACTCGAATCGAGGTGATTACCGAAGGTATTCTGACCCGTATGATTCAATCCGATCCTGAACTTACGGGGATTGGTTGCATCATCTTTGATGAATTTCACGAACGCAGCCTGCAATCAGACACAGGTTTGGCCTTTACACTAGAAGTCCGCGAGGCATTGCGCCCCGACCTTCATCTGATTGTTATGTCCGCCACGCTCGACGCTGCGCCTGTCGCAAAACTCATCGGCGATGCGCCCATGGTCACATCAGAAGGGCGCTCTTTTCCCGTGGAGTCGCGCCACCTGCCAAAACCTTGGGCGAAACCCAACACACATGGACCGCGGTTTGAAAACGCGATGGCCGACCTGATCGCCCAAGCTGCAAAGGAAACCACAGGCGGCATTCTCGCCTTTTTGCCAGGTGAAGGGGAAATCCGCCGCACTGAAGCAGTGTTGCAAAACGCCCTGCCCGCCGATTGCATTCTTCGCCCTCTTTACGGTGGTTTGCCGTTTGCTGAACAACGCCGCGCGGTGTTGCCTGAAAAACAGGGCCGCAAAGTTGTGCTGGCCACCTCCATCGCGGAAACGTCCCTGACGATCCAAGACGTACGCGTTGTGGTGGATGGGGGCCGCGCACGGCGCGCGCGATTTGATGCAGGCTCAGGCATGTCGCGCCTGATCACGGACCGCGTCACCAAGGCCGAAGCCACACAGCGTATGGGCCGCGCAGGTCGTGTGGCACAGGGCATTTGCTACAAGCTTTGGACCAAAGGCGAAGAAGGCGGCTTGGCCCCCTTCCCTTTGCCCGAAATTCTGTCTGCGGATATCGCCAGTCTGATCCTTGAACTGGCCGCATGGGGCACATCGGACCCACAGACTCTGCCGTTTCTCGATCACCCGCGTGACGCAGACGTGGCGCAGGCCCAAGCGTTGCTGCGGTCCCTTGGTGCGCTGGATGCTGACAATCGCATTACTCCGCATGGAACCGCACTGGCGCGTCACCCGTTGCATCCGCGGCTTGCCCATATGTTAGAACACGGCGGGCCGGATGCACCGCTGCTGGCAGCGTTAATCGAGTCTCGCGATCCTCTGCCGCGCACCGCGCCAAGCGATCTTAGCTTACGACTGGAAGCGCTCAAAGACCCGCACGCCTTTGCAAATACACGGCCGTTCAAAACCAACGCGGGCACAATCAAATCAATCAAACACGAAGCCAAACGCCTGAAACACACACCGTCCAGCCTCTCGCTCGCTGAAACCCTTGCGCTTGCCTATCCTGACCGTATCGGGCTGCGGCGCAAAGGGGATGCGCCTCGATTTGTATTGTCTGGTGGCAAAGGTGCGGTTTTTCGAGACGACGATCCCACGGGGGCAAACCGCCTAATCATTGCCACGAATCTTGATGGGGACGCGCGCGAAGCAAAGGTTCGCGCCGCTTTGCCAATCACGCAGGCCGAACTCGCCAATGTATACGGCGATCAATTCGAAGACGTGAATATCTGTGAATGGTCCAAAAGGGACCGCCGCGTGCTGACGCGCAAACGCACACAGTTTGGGCAGTTGGTGCTGGATGATCAAAACTGGAAAGACTGTCCCCCCGACGCGTCAAACGCCGCCATGTGCGACGGCATCCGTGACTTGGGGTTGCAATGTCTTCCTTGGTCCGATGCCGCAACTTTGTTTCGCGCTCGCGTTGAATGGCTGCGCGCGCAAGACCACGCTTTGCCAGATTTTTCCGATACGGCGCTTCTTGAAACACTGACCGATTGGCTCGAGCCGCATTTGACAGGAATTCGTGCCCCTGACGGCCTGAAAAAGCTCGACCTGCTGACCATCCTGCGCAACATCTTGTCTTGGGAGGCACAACAAACCCTCGACCAACTGGCCCCTGCAAGCATCACAGCCCCGACAGGAACAAAACTGCCGATTGATTATGGCGCGGCCCAACCTAAAATTGCAGTGCGGTTGCAAGAACTCTTTGGCATGACCACTCATCCCACAGCTGGGCCTAAACGCTTGCCGTTGTTGATTGAACTTTTGTCTCCTGCGCGCCGTCCCGTGCAAACCACCGCTGATTTACCGAATTTCTGGTCAACCAGTTATGCAGACGTGCGCAAAGACATGCGCGGGCGCTATCCCCGCCACCCGTGGCCCGAAGACCCGACACAGGCGGAACCCACGCGGCGGGTTAAGCCACGCAATTAA
- a CDS encoding TAXI family TRAP transporter solute-binding subunit, translated as MSKFFSLSAIVAATALAATSASAQVNLTAETASPGGSVHLGISHLGEVAAKRGIANIQLSDGQTLTNSIQNVAEGKTDIASAPYILPFLMSKGRGPYSKLGAEKGAELAGNLRALYPMTLGVFGLYAYNSNNIKGWDDIKGRKILNGPPRGAALTNARAVIQLTTGLKDGDGYEGVQVNWGQAPKTISDGSVEAAVLPMLFPDTRITTVLSAGDMTIWSVPKEKFESEAWQKYTRAPGSAPWVMDVADMKAPNGVTVVSEDGKFRGLATIGGDVVHKDMDFDLVKALVTAHIETLDEMKAKAPFASNAGFGIVDVVESGMCGANPIKYHPGAVAAWEEAGFKIDDCAKE; from the coding sequence ATGTCAAAATTCTTTTCACTGTCCGCCATCGTTGCGGCAACCGCACTGGCGGCAACTTCGGCATCTGCTCAGGTTAACCTGACAGCTGAAACCGCAAGCCCTGGTGGTTCGGTTCACCTTGGCATCAGTCACCTTGGCGAAGTGGCTGCAAAACGCGGTATTGCAAACATTCAGCTGTCCGATGGTCAAACACTGACAAACTCCATCCAAAACGTGGCTGAAGGCAAAACCGACATCGCATCTGCGCCTTATATCCTACCGTTTTTGATGTCCAAAGGCCGTGGCCCCTATTCCAAGCTGGGTGCGGAAAAAGGTGCGGAACTGGCAGGCAATCTGCGCGCGCTTTATCCCATGACTCTTGGTGTGTTTGGGCTTTATGCGTACAACTCAAACAACATCAAAGGCTGGGATGACATCAAGGGTCGCAAGATTCTGAACGGTCCGCCGCGCGGGGCTGCGCTGACAAACGCGCGCGCTGTAATCCAACTGACTACTGGGCTGAAAGACGGCGACGGTTACGAAGGTGTACAGGTCAACTGGGGCCAAGCGCCAAAGACCATTTCTGATGGTTCCGTAGAAGCCGCCGTTTTGCCGATGCTATTTCCTGATACGCGTATCACAACCGTTCTATCCGCTGGTGATATGACAATTTGGTCAGTGCCAAAAGAAAAGTTCGAATCCGAAGCATGGCAAAAATACACCCGTGCTCCAGGCTCTGCGCCTTGGGTGATGGATGTGGCTGATATGAAAGCACCAAACGGTGTGACTGTTGTGTCCGAAGACGGTAAATTCCGTGGCTTGGCAACAATCGGTGGCGATGTGGTTCACAAAGACATGGATTTCGATCTGGTCAAAGCACTGGTTACAGCACACATCGAAACCCTTGATGAAATGAAGGCAAAAGCACCTTTCGCGTCTAACGCGGGCTTTGGCATCGTGGATGTTGTGGAATCTGGCATGTGTGGTGCCAACCCAATCAAATACCACCCAGGCGCTGTTGCTGCGTGGGAAGAAGCAGGCTTCAAAATCGACGACTGCGCAAAAGAGTAA
- the meaB gene encoding methylmalonyl Co-A mutase-associated GTPase MeaB — MQTDQSMVDAILEGNRRILARAITLVESTRDDHRAQAVQLVDALGKSGRSALRIGLSGTPGVGKSTFTESFGMMLVEQGLKVAVLAVDPSSKRSGGSILGDKTRMDRLSRHPNAFIRPSPSSAALGGVARRTREAISLCEAAGFDVVLVETVGVGQSEVMVADMTDLFLLLLAPAGGDELQGVKRGIMEIADLILINKADGELKPQALRTCADYAGALRLLRKRVQDPKEFPKAMTISALEEDGLAQVWSEIETLVKWRRSEGHFAANRGRQAKVWFEDEVRRGVLAQLERDETLQKLQENLRKQVADGVLTPDAAAADVLQALKSRK; from the coding sequence ATGCAAACAGATCAAAGCATGGTTGATGCAATCCTTGAGGGCAATCGGCGGATTTTGGCACGCGCGATCACGCTTGTAGAAAGCACACGGGACGATCATCGCGCCCAAGCAGTGCAGTTGGTGGATGCGCTCGGAAAATCTGGGCGCAGTGCCTTGCGCATTGGTCTGTCTGGTACGCCTGGTGTAGGGAAATCCACGTTTACCGAAAGTTTCGGCATGATGCTTGTGGAGCAGGGGCTCAAGGTGGCCGTTTTGGCTGTTGACCCGTCTTCGAAACGTTCAGGCGGATCGATTTTGGGGGACAAGACGCGGATGGACCGCCTGTCACGCCATCCAAATGCGTTTATTCGACCTAGCCCGTCCAGTGCAGCGCTCGGTGGTGTGGCGCGGCGCACGCGCGAGGCGATTTCGCTGTGCGAAGCCGCGGGGTTCGATGTGGTGTTGGTGGAAACCGTGGGCGTTGGACAATCCGAGGTGATGGTCGCAGATATGACCGATCTGTTCTTATTGCTGCTGGCTCCTGCGGGCGGCGATGAATTGCAAGGTGTGAAACGCGGCATCATGGAAATCGCCGATCTGATCCTGATCAACAAAGCGGACGGGGAATTGAAACCCCAGGCCCTGCGCACCTGTGCGGATTATGCTGGGGCGCTGCGATTGTTGCGTAAACGCGTGCAGGACCCCAAAGAGTTCCCCAAAGCCATGACGATTTCTGCCCTAGAAGAAGACGGACTGGCACAAGTGTGGTCTGAAATCGAGACACTTGTGAAATGGCGTCGTTCGGAAGGGCATTTTGCAGCGAATCGGGGACGCCAAGCCAAGGTTTGGTTCGAAGACGAAGTACGCCGTGGGGTTTTGGCTCAGCTGGAGCGGGATGAAACCTTGCAAAAATTGCAAGAAAATCTGCGCAAACAGGTAGCAGATGGGGTGCTAACACCTGATGCAGCTGCGGCAGATGTGCTTCAGGCGTTGAAATCGCGAAAATAG
- a CDS encoding calcium-binding protein has translation MGLGGIAFGIDEIANDDDDDNTAPAERSGEEFVGDDTAQTFTGTDGDDLVDLAGGDDVADLGAGNDEARLGVGFDTAFGGDGNDSIDGGFGEDSIDGGAGDDRLDLGEQSDIADGGDGDDLIFGEEGDDVITGGFGEDRLYGEEGSDDISGGGQDDQIFGGRGDDVLRGNNGSDSVSGGIGDDFVTGNAGDDLVFGNGGDDSVIGGIGDDVVFGGNDTDTVRGDAGDDIVYGGSGADLVGGGDGNDFLFGSDLDTEASGFDALLDDNEMDRLFGGAGEDNILVQRQDIATGGDDADTFTLDARELGDASTITDFDSSEDMVELLFPASEADPTITIQELQDDAGTVIGSTVVVNGTAVSNVTTSTPLTVADVTVVRV, from the coding sequence TTGGGGCTGGGTGGCATTGCATTTGGTATTGATGAAATCGCGAACGATGACGATGACGACAACACAGCGCCTGCTGAGCGGTCTGGCGAAGAGTTCGTAGGGGACGACACAGCGCAGACATTCACAGGCACAGACGGTGACGATCTGGTCGATCTTGCTGGCGGTGACGATGTAGCTGATCTGGGCGCAGGGAACGACGAAGCTCGTTTGGGCGTTGGGTTTGACACAGCCTTTGGTGGTGACGGCAACGACAGCATCGACGGCGGGTTTGGCGAAGACAGCATCGACGGCGGCGCTGGCGATGACCGCCTTGACCTTGGCGAGCAAAGCGACATCGCAGATGGCGGTGACGGCGATGATCTGATCTTCGGTGAAGAAGGCGACGATGTTATCACTGGCGGCTTTGGCGAAGACCGCTTGTACGGTGAAGAAGGTAGCGACGACATCAGCGGCGGTGGCCAAGACGACCAAATCTTCGGCGGTCGCGGCGATGATGTTCTGCGCGGCAACAACGGATCAGACTCTGTTTCTGGCGGCATTGGTGATGACTTTGTCACTGGTAACGCGGGCGACGATTTGGTTTTTGGTAACGGTGGCGATGACTCGGTTATTGGCGGTATTGGTGATGACGTCGTTTTCGGTGGCAATGACACGGATACTGTTCGCGGCGATGCAGGTGACGATATCGTTTACGGCGGGTCCGGTGCTGACCTCGTTGGCGGCGGCGACGGCAACGACTTCTTGTTCGGCTCTGACCTTGACACAGAGGCCAGTGGCTTTGACGCGCTCCTTGACGACAACGAAATGGATCGTCTGTTCGGTGGTGCTGGCGAAGACAACATTCTGGTCCAACGTCAGGATATTGCCACGGGTGGTGATGATGCTGACACGTTTACGTTGGATGCGCGTGAGCTTGGTGATGCTTCTACGATCACTGATTTCGACTCCAGCGAGGACATGGTTGAGCTGTTGTTCCCAGCAAGCGAAGCTGATCCAACCATTACGATCCAAGAATTGCAGGACGATGCGGGTACTGTAATCGGGTCTACAGTTGTTGTGAACGGAACGGCGGTTTCCAATGTAACGACAAGCACACCTTTGACGGTGGCTGATGTTACGGTGGTCCGCGTCTAA
- a CDS encoding transposase, translated as MSRGKKRFWSDDEKREICRQAATEGFSVAQVARRYAVNANLIHNWMKDPRFATPTEDITSPPEDAFLPVEVELSAQPIDRMVTTPSASALCATRVDLTLSDGRRVLIEGPTALSAVVGLVEGLAV; from the coding sequence ATGAGCCGAGGAAAGAAGCGCTTTTGGTCGGATGACGAGAAGCGAGAGATTTGCCGCCAAGCGGCAACGGAGGGCTTTTCTGTCGCGCAAGTTGCACGACGTTATGCAGTGAACGCAAACTTGATTCACAACTGGATGAAGGATCCCCGCTTTGCAACGCCCACGGAGGACATAACCTCTCCCCCCGAAGACGCTTTTCTGCCTGTCGAAGTTGAACTGAGCGCTCAGCCGATAGATAGGATGGTCACTACCCCTTCGGCTTCAGCTCTTTGTGCGACGCGCGTTGATCTAACGTTGTCGGATGGACGACGGGTTTTGATTGAGGGGCCAACAGCGCTGAGCGCGGTTGTGGGTTTGGTCGAAGGATTGGCCGTTTGA